In one window of Vibrio sp. JC009 DNA:
- a CDS encoding MltR family transcriptional regulator, whose product MEKADTNLFADCSTPLELIQMVLAEITGIVDEKYGQVVQDNSIMMPEVGRYLVSDAQPVYTIEVKMKMLNLFNKLEQSDLLDIKQIIQLEHALSTRESVLSFSDPAFFNAVKKLQTIRQEQLLNFDLIQLEDGIDHLFFQEEVTLQNTKIKTELIIAMHHLLNNINH is encoded by the coding sequence ATGGAAAAAGCTGACACAAACCTGTTCGCTGATTGCAGCACACCTTTAGAGCTGATTCAGATGGTGCTGGCAGAAATCACCGGCATTGTTGATGAAAAGTATGGGCAGGTGGTTCAGGACAACAGCATTATGATGCCCGAAGTTGGCCGCTATCTGGTGAGTGACGCTCAGCCCGTCTACACCATCGAAGTCAAAATGAAAATGCTTAACCTTTTTAATAAGCTGGAACAGTCTGATTTACTGGATATCAAACAAATCATACAGCTTGAGCACGCCCTGAGTACCAGAGAATCCGTTCTCTCTTTTTCAGACCCTGCATTCTTCAACGCGGTTAAAAAGCTTCAGACAATAAGGCAGGAGCAGTTACTTAATTTTGATCTGATTCAGTTGGAAGACGGTATCGACCATCTGTTTTTTCAGGAAGAAGTTACCCTTCAGAATACAAAAATAAAAACCGAGCTCATCATCGCAATGCATCATCTGCTCAACAATATTAATCACTAA
- a CDS encoding C45 family peptidase, which yields MRVIEFSGSHYQLGYLIGERSKSIFATYIMQSEGFKTLSQWKNTTWFQEVKQLIATRQADIHSELQGIADGAEQSYDDILLWNCRGDLIHCVPEGCTSIGVTQDKLTLVAHNEDGDPELKPYIFLLKAELDASASFTSFVYPASVPGHSFAMNEHGLAFSVNNIRLTDYQAGLPRMVTARSLLMCRDYQEFIQKLESQTRTGAFHYTVADLTNRKAFSIEAPFQKVSAIEAAPVRVHANHLVHDKLNHVNQIITDSSASRQSRMEELTSACSDRLVTSEECLKILRDKHDEILPVFRTAPDDPDEENTLATAIFSFKKEGLLMEVFAPDSNEPVYTELNKAQQ from the coding sequence ATGCGGGTGATAGAGTTTTCAGGCAGTCATTACCAGTTGGGTTATCTTATTGGTGAACGGTCAAAGTCCATTTTTGCAACTTATATCATGCAAAGTGAAGGGTTTAAAACCTTAAGTCAGTGGAAAAACACCACCTGGTTTCAGGAAGTGAAGCAGCTTATTGCCACCCGGCAAGCAGATATTCATTCCGAGCTGCAGGGCATAGCCGATGGCGCTGAGCAATCCTATGACGATATCCTGCTCTGGAACTGCCGGGGCGATCTTATTCACTGTGTTCCCGAAGGCTGCACCTCCATCGGTGTCACTCAGGATAAACTGACTCTGGTTGCTCACAATGAAGATGGCGATCCTGAACTGAAGCCCTACATATTTCTGCTTAAAGCTGAACTGGACGCTTCTGCCAGCTTCACTTCGTTTGTGTATCCGGCCTCCGTCCCGGGCCACTCCTTTGCAATGAATGAGCATGGTCTGGCGTTTTCGGTAAACAATATCCGCTTAACCGACTATCAGGCAGGCCTGCCTCGTATGGTAACTGCCCGCTCACTTCTTATGTGCCGGGATTATCAGGAGTTTATTCAGAAGCTTGAATCTCAGACCCGAACCGGCGCCTTCCACTACACTGTTGCTGATCTTACGAACAGAAAAGCATTCAGCATTGAAGCGCCGTTTCAGAAGGTGTCCGCTATTGAAGCCGCCCCGGTACGTGTGCATGCCAATCATTTGGTTCATGACAAGCTTAACCATGTTAATCAGATAATTACTGACTCTTCTGCATCACGGCAAAGCCGAATGGAAGAACTGACTTCAGCCTGCTCAGACAGATTAGTAACAAGCGAAGAGTGCCTGAAAATACTCAGAGACAAGCATGATGAAATCTTGCCCGTATTCAGAACCGCACCGGACGACCCCGATGAAGAAAATACTCTGGCAACCGCTATCTTCAGCTTTAAAAAAGAAGGGCTACTGATGGAGGTATTTGCTCCTGACAGTAACGAGCCTGTCTATACAGAGTTAAACAAGGCTCAACAATAA
- a CDS encoding sulfide/dihydroorotate dehydrogenase-like FAD/NAD-binding protein — translation MTTVINQPQQELMLKRMEQDPRRFQRMVIEESQRLIRDTLKKGKLSAEFTNKLWQLLLVGDELSITLQRYLWRVPLKQKRSFVEALDTHLSERYPMFKGLSVGWPGSNNIPPYVRPPEERQKDFDLVSQGYLGYMGLGYTLREVELFVWLEVLRDKQCEDRPCEVGVPKCNRDGEPAEENDGGCPVKIHIPQVLNLMGEGRFKAAFELIRDANPLPNVTGRVCPQELQCQGVCTHTNKPIEIGQLEWFLPQRERELSEGKPPEMAECNPWVAASKPPVAIVGSGPSGLINAYLLAKNGYPVTVFEAFHILGGVLRYGIPEFRLPNQLIDDVVEKIKALGGRFVANYIVGKTATLEDLKRAGFVRIFVGTGAGLPRFMNVQGEHLLNIMSANEFLTRINLMHANEPDYETPMPDMEGKEVMIIGGGNTAMDAARSARRLGANVTIVYRRTQQEMPARVEELHHALEEGIQLKELRAPCEFKGNKKHFLTSTVLDVMALGEPDSSGRRRPQSTGETEEMKVDFAIMALGNSSNPIVKDANPDLNTSKWGTLLLNKGSQETSISGVYSGGDATRGGSTAIKAAGDGQAAAQEIMSQVDFNKKEVAGLVAKASHYTDLGQKAPKITKRRQLTDEIVEFTIQSPLIARSAKAGQFVRVLLDEKGELIPLTLADWDAEAGTIELVVQGLGSSSKLINQMQEGECFEAIAGPLGQPSHVVPHDDKRVIFTAGGVGLPAVHPIMQAHLEIGNRVTLISGFRGKAQRFWTDEGDKVETLRDAYPDQLEVIYTSNDGSFGIQGFVTTPLEERLVHLKEGTGEAIAEVITIGPPLMMRAVSDLTKGYGVKCVASLNSIMVDGTGMCGACMVPVIIDGKLVRKHACIDGPEMDSHIIDWDKYLPRFEQFKEQEKRSQIKHKFISE, via the coding sequence ATGACGACAGTTATCAACCAGCCTCAGCAGGAACTGATGCTCAAACGTATGGAGCAGGATCCACGCCGCTTCCAGCGTATGGTTATCGAAGAGAGCCAGAGGCTTATCCGGGATACCCTAAAAAAAGGCAAGCTTAGTGCGGAGTTCACCAACAAACTTTGGCAGCTTCTGCTTGTCGGTGATGAGCTGAGTATTACTCTGCAACGCTATCTGTGGCGGGTTCCGCTTAAACAGAAACGCTCTTTTGTGGAAGCGCTGGATACGCACCTTTCCGAGCGCTATCCCATGTTTAAAGGGCTATCCGTTGGCTGGCCGGGTTCAAACAATATCCCGCCATACGTAAGGCCACCGGAAGAGAGGCAAAAAGACTTTGACCTGGTGAGCCAGGGGTATCTTGGCTATATGGGTCTTGGATATACGCTGCGCGAAGTAGAGCTCTTTGTCTGGCTGGAAGTGCTGCGGGACAAACAGTGTGAAGATCGCCCCTGCGAAGTGGGCGTTCCGAAATGCAACCGCGACGGTGAACCGGCAGAAGAAAACGATGGAGGCTGCCCAGTAAAAATCCATATTCCACAGGTTCTGAATTTAATGGGCGAAGGCCGCTTTAAAGCCGCCTTTGAATTAATCCGTGATGCCAACCCGCTGCCTAATGTTACCGGACGGGTATGTCCGCAGGAACTTCAGTGTCAGGGGGTTTGTACCCATACCAATAAACCGATAGAGATAGGCCAGCTTGAGTGGTTCCTGCCTCAGAGAGAGCGTGAGCTTTCCGAAGGCAAACCGCCTGAAATGGCAGAGTGCAATCCATGGGTAGCCGCCAGTAAGCCGCCGGTTGCTATCGTTGGCTCAGGCCCTTCCGGCCTTATCAATGCATATCTGCTCGCCAAGAACGGTTACCCTGTCACAGTATTTGAGGCATTCCATATCCTGGGCGGTGTACTGCGTTACGGTATTCCTGAGTTCCGCTTACCTAACCAGTTGATCGATGATGTGGTGGAAAAAATCAAAGCACTGGGAGGCCGCTTTGTTGCCAACTATATCGTGGGTAAAACCGCCACTCTGGAAGATCTGAAACGTGCCGGATTTGTGCGGATTTTTGTGGGCACCGGTGCCGGTCTGCCGCGCTTTATGAATGTGCAGGGTGAACATCTGCTGAATATTATGTCAGCCAATGAGTTCCTGACCCGTATTAACCTGATGCATGCCAATGAGCCCGATTATGAAACCCCGATGCCGGACATGGAAGGCAAAGAGGTAATGATTATCGGTGGTGGTAACACAGCAATGGACGCGGCCCGAAGCGCCCGCCGTCTAGGAGCTAACGTCACCATAGTTTACCGCAGGACTCAGCAGGAAATGCCGGCAAGGGTTGAAGAACTTCACCATGCACTGGAAGAAGGTATTCAGCTTAAAGAACTGCGCGCGCCGTGTGAGTTTAAAGGCAATAAAAAACACTTCCTTACCAGCACGGTTCTGGATGTCATGGCGCTTGGTGAGCCAGACTCTTCCGGTCGCAGGCGCCCTCAGTCCACAGGTGAAACTGAAGAGATGAAGGTGGACTTTGCCATTATGGCGCTGGGTAACAGCTCCAACCCGATAGTGAAAGATGCGAACCCTGATCTGAACACATCGAAATGGGGAACCCTGCTGCTTAATAAAGGCTCTCAGGAAACCTCCATCAGCGGTGTTTACAGTGGTGGTGATGCTACCCGTGGCGGCTCTACTGCCATCAAAGCCGCCGGCGACGGACAAGCTGCCGCTCAGGAAATCATGAGCCAGGTCGACTTCAATAAAAAAGAAGTCGCAGGTCTGGTCGCTAAAGCCAGTCACTATACCGACCTTGGTCAGAAAGCACCTAAAATCACCAAACGCAGACAGCTTACCGATGAAATTGTTGAATTTACCATTCAGTCTCCACTGATTGCACGTTCAGCAAAAGCCGGGCAGTTTGTGCGTGTTCTTCTGGATGAAAAGGGGGAACTGATCCCTCTCACTCTGGCCGACTGGGATGCAGAAGCAGGAACCATTGAACTTGTGGTTCAGGGACTGGGAAGCAGCTCCAAGCTTATCAACCAGATGCAGGAAGGCGAATGTTTCGAAGCTATTGCCGGACCTTTAGGGCAGCCGAGTCATGTTGTTCCTCATGATGATAAGCGCGTCATCTTTACTGCCGGCGGTGTTGGCCTTCCGGCTGTTCACCCGATCATGCAGGCTCATCTTGAAATCGGTAACAGAGTCACCCTTATTTCCGGATTCAGGGGCAAAGCACAAAGATTCTGGACCGATGAAGGCGATAAAGTGGAAACACTTCGCGATGCCTACCCTGACCAGCTTGAAGTCATCTACACCAGTAACGACGGTAGCTTTGGTATACAGGGCTTTGTGACTACACCATTAGAAGAAAGACTTGTTCATCTTAAAGAAGGAACCGGTGAAGCAATAGCTGAAGTAATCACTATCGGGCCTCCTTTGATGATGCGTGCAGTCAGCGATCTAACCAAAGGTTACGGTGTGAAGTGTGTGGCAAGCCTTAACTCCATTATGGTAGACGGTACCGGCATGTGCGGAGCCTGTATGGTGCCTGTGATCATTGACGGAAAACTGGTGCGCAAACACGCCTGTATCGATGGCCCTGAGATGGACAGCCATATCATTGACTGGGATAAGTACCTGCCTAGATTTGAGCAGTTTAAGGAGCAGGAGAAGAGGAGTCAGATTAAGCATAAGTTTATTTCTGAGTAA
- a CDS encoding D-serine ammonia-lyase — MRTISVDKITGDFPLLKQLMQLNEVSWFNPAITSLSEALPYVGLDSTDIKDASDRLKRFAPYLARVFPETAKSAGIIESELVEIPQMKKLHESESGSDINGRLMLKKDSHLPISGSIKARGGIYEVLTHAEKLALEAGILSEADDYSKLANEEFRNFFKQFSIAVGSTGNLGMSIGIMSAKLGFEVSVHMSADAREWKKAKLRSHGVNVVEYEQDYGVAVANGRKEAEKDPSCFFIDDENSKTLFLGYSVAGERLKKQFEEQGIAVDADHPLFVYLPCGVGGGPGGVAFGLKMAFGDHVHCIFAEPTHSPCMLLGVHTGLHDGISVQDIGIDNVTAADGLAVGRPSGFVGRAMERLLDGYYTISDERMYRLLGELSESEDIQLEPSALAGMYGPLVVEGNREYLQRMQFTEEKMKNATHLVWATGGGMVPEEEMVKYLEKSKEQ; from the coding sequence ATGAGAACTATCAGTGTTGATAAAATAACCGGGGATTTTCCTCTGCTTAAACAACTTATGCAGCTAAATGAAGTGAGCTGGTTTAACCCTGCCATCACAAGCCTGAGTGAGGCATTACCTTATGTGGGGCTTGACAGTACAGACATTAAAGATGCCAGTGACAGGCTGAAGCGCTTTGCCCCTTATCTTGCCAGAGTGTTTCCTGAAACCGCGAAGTCTGCCGGTATTATTGAGTCTGAGCTAGTTGAAATTCCTCAGATGAAGAAGCTGCATGAGTCTGAATCCGGCTCAGATATTAATGGCAGACTGATGCTGAAAAAGGACAGTCATCTGCCTATCTCAGGCTCGATTAAAGCGCGGGGAGGCATTTATGAAGTTCTGACTCATGCAGAAAAACTGGCGTTAGAAGCCGGGATCTTATCGGAAGCCGATGATTACAGTAAGCTGGCTAACGAAGAGTTCAGAAACTTCTTTAAGCAATTTAGTATTGCGGTGGGTTCAACGGGTAACCTGGGGATGTCCATTGGTATAATGAGTGCCAAACTCGGCTTTGAGGTTTCGGTTCATATGTCAGCGGATGCCCGTGAGTGGAAAAAAGCCAAACTTCGCTCCCATGGCGTAAATGTGGTTGAGTATGAGCAGGACTACGGTGTGGCCGTTGCCAACGGCCGCAAAGAGGCAGAAAAGGATCCGAGTTGTTTCTTTATTGATGACGAGAATTCGAAAACCCTGTTTCTTGGTTATTCAGTTGCTGGTGAGCGCCTGAAGAAGCAGTTTGAAGAGCAGGGAATAGCGGTTGATGCTGACCATCCGCTATTTGTCTATCTGCCTTGTGGTGTAGGCGGCGGACCCGGTGGTGTGGCCTTCGGGCTGAAAATGGCCTTTGGTGATCATGTTCACTGTATTTTTGCCGAGCCGACGCATTCTCCATGTATGCTGCTGGGCGTGCATACCGGATTGCATGATGGCATTTCTGTTCAGGATATCGGCATTGATAATGTTACCGCCGCTGATGGCCTGGCTGTTGGCCGTCCATCCGGCTTTGTCGGAAGGGCGATGGAAAGGTTACTGGATGGCTATTACACCATTTCTGATGAGCGTATGTACCGGCTTTTGGGGGAGCTTAGCGAAAGTGAAGATATTCAGCTTGAGCCGTCTGCACTTGCTGGTATGTATGGCCCTCTGGTGGTGGAGGGTAACCGTGAATATTTGCAGCGTATGCAATTTACCGAAGAAAAAATGAAGAATGCAACGCATCTTGTCTGGGCGACCGGAGGGGGAATGGTTCCTGAAGAGGAGATGGTGAAGTATTTGGAAAAGTCCAAAGAGCAATAA
- a CDS encoding CHAD domain-containing protein, translating into MISYICANKISANPEYQQVNQILACGLKEFLSVSDQNAKLYLEHSHPEALHQYRVALRQARSLLKASRKVLEPSLATDLNLVLKKLLEPTGELRDTEVFLQQLNQYSFELNGYLSLGKQLMTEDMKWEMVKLRNNIRSWFVSGDYLQQSDLAFRLIDRIEEIPVQEPPKLLIDKFINRQKKWLDNRLDKLSELPIEELHRFRIKVKVLRYTSSFYQPGQDKTRVKKVKKVQDHLGLIHDYSVQKTLILRYIEQKQANDKNLKYIALFAGYLLRYLTERHDYHLEQVREHMAGI; encoded by the coding sequence GTGATTTCGTATATTTGCGCAAATAAGATCTCGGCTAACCCTGAATATCAGCAGGTAAATCAGATTCTTGCCTGTGGCCTGAAAGAGTTTTTATCTGTGTCGGATCAGAATGCAAAGCTCTATCTGGAGCATTCACATCCTGAAGCGCTTCATCAATACCGGGTTGCACTCAGGCAGGCGCGGAGCCTGCTAAAAGCAAGCAGGAAAGTACTGGAGCCCTCTCTGGCAACCGATCTTAACCTCGTATTAAAAAAGCTGCTGGAACCAACCGGTGAACTCCGGGATACGGAAGTCTTTCTGCAACAACTAAACCAGTATTCGTTTGAATTAAACGGCTACTTATCACTGGGTAAACAGTTGATGACGGAAGATATGAAGTGGGAAATGGTAAAGCTGCGAAATAACATACGCTCCTGGTTTGTCAGCGGTGATTATTTGCAGCAAAGCGACCTGGCCTTTCGTTTAATTGACCGCATTGAAGAAATCCCCGTGCAGGAACCCCCGAAGTTATTGATAGATAAATTTATTAACAGACAGAAGAAATGGCTGGATAACCGGTTGGATAAGTTATCGGAGTTGCCCATTGAAGAGCTGCACCGATTCAGAATAAAGGTCAAGGTGCTAAGGTATACAAGCAGTTTCTATCAGCCCGGGCAGGATAAAACCAGAGTAAAAAAAGTGAAGAAAGTTCAGGACCACCTTGGACTGATTCATGACTATTCTGTTCAGAAGACGTTAATCCTGCGCTATATAGAGCAAAAGCAGGCGAATGATAAGAATCTGAAATACATCGCTCTGTTTGCCGGGTATCTGCTACGGTACTTAACTGAAAGGCACGATTACCATTTAGAGCAGGTCAGGGAGCATATGGCCGGTATATAA
- a CDS encoding EAL domain-containing protein — MFRLSLLNPCTCFVDKDGTAAKKARTEKELRKALQNLNQFEIWYQPLVCLDSGKIFGAEALLRWRHPEQGLIPPDQFIPVAESTGMIVPIGNMLIEKLCRQLSQWKPLLSDEFHLSFNLSPVQLYRSDLSKHIQTAMEKHNISPEQLYLEITENLLIKDEEKALAVLKQLRDLGLQIWLDDFGTGYSSLAYLRRFALDGIKIDRCFIKEVTSSYKDKELVKAIIALAEKLELGVIAEGIESTQQLSCLKEFKCPNGQGYCFSRPLPGGEFQALLSDWYYNLL, encoded by the coding sequence ATGTTTCGCTTGTCACTCCTCAATCCATGCACCTGCTTTGTCGATAAAGATGGCACTGCCGCCAAAAAGGCCCGAACTGAAAAAGAGCTTCGTAAAGCACTGCAAAACTTAAATCAATTTGAGATCTGGTATCAGCCGCTGGTCTGCCTGGACAGTGGCAAGATCTTTGGTGCCGAAGCACTTTTGCGCTGGAGGCACCCGGAACAGGGATTAATTCCGCCGGATCAGTTTATCCCTGTCGCCGAATCCACCGGGATGATTGTCCCTATCGGCAATATGCTGATTGAAAAGCTGTGCCGACAGCTGAGCCAATGGAAGCCCTTATTATCAGACGAGTTCCATCTCTCCTTTAATTTGTCTCCGGTTCAGCTATACCGTTCCGACCTTTCAAAACATATACAAACAGCAATGGAGAAGCACAATATCTCCCCTGAGCAACTCTATCTGGAGATAACAGAAAACCTGCTGATAAAGGACGAAGAGAAAGCTCTGGCCGTATTAAAACAGCTCAGAGATCTGGGGCTGCAAATATGGCTTGATGACTTCGGCACCGGTTATTCTTCGCTGGCCTATCTGAGACGGTTTGCCCTCGATGGTATAAAAATAGACCGCTGCTTTATCAAAGAGGTCACCTCCTCTTATAAAGACAAAGAGCTGGTTAAAGCCATCATTGCCCTTGCAGAGAAACTCGAACTGGGCGTGATTGCAGAGGGGATAGAATCAACACAGCAATTAAGCTGTCTGAAAGAGTTTAAATGCCCTAACGGGCAGGGTTATTGCTTTTCCAGGCCATTGCCAGGCGGCGAGTTTCAGGCGTTGCTATCGGATTGGTATTACAATCTGTTATAG